The Pararhizobium sp. IMCC21322 sequence CAGCGAACCAGGTTAAAGTAACAATCGGCGGCTGCGGCGGTTAAGATAAGGAGACGGGCTCATGGCCAAAGGTGTAAAACCACGTGTGAAAGTTCCAAAGTCGGTATCGGCTGGCGAAACGATCACCATCAAGACCCTGATCAGCCACAAAATGGAATCAGGCCAACGCAAAGACAAAGAAGGCAATCTCATTCCGCGTTCGATCATCAACCGTTTCACGTGTGAGTTTAACGGTGAAACAGTAATCGACGTGAATCTGGAACCTGCTATCTCGACCAATCCGTATTTTGAATTCGAAGCCAAGGTTCCCGAAGCTGGTGATTTCAAATTCACCTGGTACGACGATGACGGCTCAGTCTACGAAGAAACAAAATCCATCGCGGTGAATTGACGCGACCGACTGAATAATGGGGAGGAAACACATGCGATCGATCTCACTGAGGATTTTGGCCTCTGTTACCGCGCTTGCGGTAATGGGAAGTCTGAGCGCAATGGCCGAGGAACTGCCGGAACTGGTCATTAATGAAGACATTGAAATGGTGACCCGGACCAAGGCTCCGGCTCATCTGGAGAATCTCGACGAGGTTCGTTCCGGATGGACATTTCGCACGAAGGAAACCCAGGCATTCCAGATGGATGATTTCGATAATCCCGGAATGATCTTTGTCGATCAGGCTCTGGACACTTGGGAAACCGTTGACGGGGCAGCAGGCAAATCCTGTGCCTCCTGTCACGAAGGCCCTGAAAGCATGGCAGGCATGCGGGCATCCATGCCGAAGTGGAACGAAGACGCTGGCGCCGTCTGGACCATGGAAATGTACATCAATGACTGCCGCGAAAACCGCATGCAGGCAGACGCATGGGGCTGGAAGTCGCAGCCGATGCTGAACATGAATGCACTCATTTCCCTGCAATCCCGCGGAATGCCGGTGGACGTCAAGATTGACGGCCCTGCCCAATCCACATGGGAAAAGGGCAAGGAAATGTATTACACGCGGTATGGTCAGCTGGAGCTGTCCTGCGCCAATTGTCATGAAGAGAATTATGACAATTACATTCGGGCTGATCATCTGTCCCAGGGCCAGATCAATGGCTTTCCGGTCTACCGCCTGAAGCAGGCCAATCTGATCACGTCCCATAATCGGTTCAAAGGCTGCATCCGCGACACCCGCGCAGAAACCTTCAGCGAAGGTTCTCCGGAGTTTGTTGCGCTTGAGCTTTATGTCAGCTCACGGGGCAATGGCCTGTCTGTTGAAGCACCATCTGTGCGCAACTGATTTGATCGCCACACCATAAACCCTGGCCGCTTTGAACATATCCCAAAGCGGCCAGCAGTCGGCAGCCGGCAAGCTATGGAAAACAGATCACGTTTCGTGCCGCTGTTCAGATGTGCGGCACCCCATTTACACGGTCAAACCGTGCTGAATTTTTGATCCTAAAATTTCCACCCAAGACCAATTGAGGTGACATTGTCATGATTTCCCGCCGTCATTTTCTTCAGGCCGGCATGGCCGCTTCCGCACTGTTGGGTCCATCCAGCTTTGGGCAATGGTCTGCGCTGGCTGCGACGCAGGCGCTGACCCAGCAACAGCTCCTCGATTTTGACGATTTCGGCAATGTGACACTGGTCCACATTACCGATATTCACGCTCAGGCAATGCCGATCTTCTTCCGCGAGCCATCCATCAATATTGGCGTAGGCGCTGTCGAAGGCCTGCCACCACACATTACCGGTGACGACTTTCTGAAAAGCTTTGGCATTGAGGCTGGCAGTCCGGCTGCCTATGCCCTGACATCTGTGGATTTCACCGCGCTTGCCAAAACCTATGGACGCATGGGCGGTCTTGACCGTGTTGCAACCGTGGTGAATTCGATCCGCGCTGACAGAGACGCCAACATGCTGCTGCTGGATGGCGGTGATACCTGGCAGGGCTCATACGTCTCCAACCAGACCAATGGTCAGGATATGGTGGACATCATGAATGTCCTCAAACCTGACGCCATGACAGCCCATTGGGAATTCACCTATGGCGAAGATCGGGTAGCGGAGATTGTTGAAAGCCTGCCCTTCCCTTTGCTCGGCTCCAACATTTTCGACAAGGAATGGGACGAACCAGCCTATGAGCATACAAAATTCTTTGACCGTGGCGGCGTCAAAATTGCGGTCGTTGGACAGGCCTTTCCTTATTTGCCAATTGCCAATCCGGGCTGGATGTTCCCATCGCTCTCCTTTGGCATTCGTGAAAAAGTTCTGCAGGAAAATGTCGATGCCGCACGGGCTGAAGGCGCTGAACTGGTCGTGCTGCTCTCGCATAATGGTTTTGATGTCGACCGAAAGCTGGCGGGCCGTGTGACCGGTATTGACGTTATTCTGACCGGCCACACCCATGATGCACTGCCTGAGCCAGTGCTGGTCGGTCAGACATTGCTTCTGGCCTCTGGCTCAAACGGTAAATTTGTGTCCCGACTCGATCTTGATGTGCAGGATGGAGCCGTCAAGGGATTCAAATACCGGCTCATCCCGATTTTCTCCGATGTGCTGGAGGCCGATGAAACCATGGCTGCCAAAATCGCGGAAACGCGCGCGCCCTTCGACGGTGAATTGTCTCGAATTGTTGGCAACACCAAATCCCTGCTCTACCGACGCGGCAACTTCAACGGTACGTTTGATGACCTTATCTGTCAGGCGCTGTTGGAAGAGCGCGAAGCCGACATCGCCCTGTCACCCGGCTTCCGCTGGGGACCAAGCCTGCTGCCAGGTCAGGACATCACCATAGAAGACATCCATAATGGAACAGCCATGAGCTATCCAGCGGCCTATCGCAGTGAAATGGATGGCAAGCTGATCAAGGATATTCTGGAGGATGTTGCAGATAATCTGTTCAACCCGGACCCTTACTACCAGCAGGGCGGCGATATGGTCCGCGTCGGTGGCATGGGCTACACCATAGATATCGACAAGCCCATTGGCAGTCGCATTTCAGACATGACAGTGCTGAAGACAGGCGAAGCTGTAGACCCGTCGCAAACATATATTGTTTCAGGTTGGGCCAGCGTCAATGAAGCGACACAAGGTCCTGCCATCTGGGATGTGGTGGAAAACTACCTTGCCCGTGAGCAGACAGTCGACATTGCAGAAAACCGTTCCGTCATCCTGCGTCGGAGCTAGGGCCTTTCTTGTTTATACGAACTCAATCGGGAGCTCAAATTGAGTCCAGACCCTGGCGCAATCACTGTTTGACCTGATTGAAAAAATGCAGATAGTCGGTCTCTAAAGCTTTCATCGGAGACCAGACCTTTATGGCTGACCCTGAAGTTATTCACCTTGCGCCTGGAAAAATTGCCAACGTAGTCACCTATCTGGAGATGACAGAAAAGCCCGAATGGGCAAACACCCATATCAGTCATCCAGGCCTGAACCTGCGACAAGACCGCGCGTTTGATCTGATCCGATATCGTGCCTTGTTCCGCGCAGTGGGAGAAGAATGGCTTTGGAGTTCCAGGCTTGCTTGTGACGATACAAAACTCGCCAGCCACCTTCATGCTGAGAATGTTGATTTATTCGAAGTGATGTTTCAAGGCAGTGTGGCCGGAATGGTGGAGCTGTGTCGCCACAGCCCGGAAGATATTGAGGTGTCTTTCTTTGGCTTGAAGTCCGATTTTACCGGTCAGGGTCTTGGCCGCGACCTGATGCAATTGGCGCTGAACCAGGCGTGGACAGCTGAGGCGCAAAAGCTGTGGCTCCACACCTGCACTTACGATCACCCGGCAGCCTTGAAATTCTATCAAAGCTGTGGCTTCACCCCGACAGGCTTTGCTGTGGAAATCATGGACGACCCGCGTTTGCTTGGCCTCTTGCCCGAAACAGCGGGCTTGCATGTGCCATTGCTGAAACCATCTAGAGTTTAAGGAGACGTCATGAGAACAGCGCTTGTAACTGGAGGAGCGAAAGGTATTGGTGAAGCCATCGCAAAATCTTTGGCAAACGACCACGGCATGCAGCTTGTACTTTGGGGCCGCGATGAGCGCGCCCTCGTGAAAGCCTGCGATGCACACGCGGCCAATGGAACATCGGCCAGCTACGCTGTCGTCGATATGGGCGATATGGTTTCCATCCAGACCGGGCTGGATCAGTTGGCAGCTCAGAAAATCGCTATTGATGTTCTGATCAACAATGCCGGAATTCTGACGGACGAGCCATTATTGCAAATGGCGGATACCAACATTGTTGCCCACATTGCAATCAATGCGCTTGGTCCACTGCGACTGATCGGCGCGCTTGCTCCCGATATGGCCAAGCGTGGCTATGGCCGGATTGTGAATGTATCCTCTGGCTGGGGGTCTTTTGATGAGGGGCTGGGACCGGGTGCATACGGAATTTCAAAGGCACTTCTGAATGCAATCACCGTAAAGACCGCCGCAGAGCTTCCGGCTCATGTCGCGGTCAATGCGGCCTGCCCTGGATGGGTGCGAACGCAAATGGGCGGTGCCGGGGCAAATCGCAGCGTCGAGGAAGGCGCCGACACGCCGGTTTGGCTGGCAACCCTGGAGGAGCCGGCACCAACCGGGCAATTCTTCCGCAGCCGCAAGCCAATCAAGTGGTAACGGGAGTGGCCGATCGTTTGATAAGCGCCGCAGATGCGGCGCTTGCAAGCACTGCATAAGCGTAAAACCAAAGCCCGAGCTGCGTGGTTGCTGTCGCAAACCCACTCGTCTTTGCAGCAAAGATAACGATGGCGACAAGCAGGACATCCATCATCGACCAGCGACCAACCATGGAAATGTGCCGGAAAGCAATGGATGCCTGTCCATTTTGCGAATAGCGACCAATGGCTTCAAGAAACAACACAAACAGTTTTGCGACAGGGAAAATCAGAGAGAAGGCCCCCACCACAAGTGACAGGAACACGTCACCATTTTGCCAAAGTCCTGCAACGATTTGCAGAAGCGATGGTGTTTCGGTGAAAAAATAGAGCTTTTCCAGCACCAGAAGCGGCAACAGGATACCTGCTGTAAAAGACAGCGCTCCCGACATCAGAAAAAAGGCAAGCAACCAAACAAACATCGGTTGCAAATGCGCCTTTACGGCGCAAGATTCAAGTGTTTTTACAGACGTCCGGCCCGCCTTCAGGAATAGCTAACCTGGCGGGTCAGAAATTCGGCGACACGATAATCAGCCGTTGCGGTGCCGCTGATTGGCAATCTCGTCCATATCTTCCTGTTCAGCCCAATCGGCTTCCAGTTTGGACTTGGCCATGTCCCGCTCTGCCAGCAATTCGACCTTCTTCAGATCCTCAACCGCTTCTGAGAGGGCATCGTGAGCAACTGTGCGTTGCTTGTCGAGATCCTCAATCGAGGTGATCAGGTTTTCGCGGCGCTGGGCAGCTGCCTTGGCAAAAGTCGAGTAGGCATAATGGCCTATATCCTCAATTCCGGTGCGCTTTTGTTCGGAAACAATTTGCGCATCCAGCTCATCTGCCATGACCTGAAAATCGGCAATCATGCTCTCAATCTGAGTCAGCTGCCGACGCTTTTCATCTACCTGAAATCGCTTTAACTTAATCAAGCTTTCCCGAGACTTCATACTCAATACCCCTTAAAAGTCTCACGACACATTACACGGTCGCGCTTTCTTCTGCCGTACCTGTTCCGGGTGCATCCAACTCGGCAGCACTAACCGGCGCGTGGGACAAAATCTCCCGTAGCATGGCAAAACTCTCGTCAATAGAAGTGGCATCATGCTGGCTTTGACTTAAGAATTTCTCAATTTGAGGTATAATTTTGAGTGCTTCGTCGGTTAATGCGTCACTGCCTGTCCGATAGGCCCCCAATCGGATCAGTTCCTCCATATCACGGTAGCGTGCCATAAGACGCCGTGCCTGACCCACCAGTTCCTGATTTTCAGGGCTGAGCGCCTCTGTGAACGTCCGGGAAACCGAGGACAACACATCTATGGCCGGGAAGCGCCCACGCTCGGCAATCTCGCGGGACAGCACCACATGGCCATCCAGAATACCCCGCACCGTATCAGATACGGGTTCATTGGTATTATCGCCTTCGACAAGCACCGCGAACAGGCCAGTAATATTGCCCTGCCCCTGCTTGCCGGGGCCTGCACGTTCCAGCAGACGCGGTAACTCGCTGAAGACGCTGGGCGGATATCCTTTCGTTGTCGGAGGCTCACCGGCCGACAGGCCGATCTCTCGCTGTGCCTGGGCAAAACGCGTCAGATTATCCATCAGACACAAGACTTCACGGCCCCTTGCACTGAAATATTGTGCCAGCGCCAAGGTGGTGTGTGCTGCCTGGCGCCGCATAAGTGCAGGCGCATCAGATGTTGCAACCACCAGAACAGAGTTCTTCAGTCCTACACTGCCAAGCGTCTTCACCAGAAAATCCTGAACCTCGCGGCCACGTTCACCAATAAGGCCAATGACCGCCACATCCGCACTGCCGTTTCTGGCCAGCATGGACATCAACATGGACTTGCCGACGCCGGAGCCAGCAAAAATCCCCATTCGTTGACCGGAACAACATGGAAGAAAAGTATTGAAAGCACGTATTCCCAAATCCAGCGGCACTTCCACGAGACTACGCTCATGCGGCGGCGGCGGCGGCTCCGAAAGGTTTT is a genomic window containing:
- the soxZ gene encoding thiosulfate oxidation carrier complex protein SoxZ, translated to MAKGVKPRVKVPKSVSAGETITIKTLISHKMESGQRKDKEGNLIPRSIINRFTCEFNGETVIDVNLEPAISTNPYFEFEAKVPEAGDFKFTWYDDDGSVYEETKSIAVN
- the soxA gene encoding sulfur oxidation c-type cytochrome SoxA; this encodes MRSISLRILASVTALAVMGSLSAMAEELPELVINEDIEMVTRTKAPAHLENLDEVRSGWTFRTKETQAFQMDDFDNPGMIFVDQALDTWETVDGAAGKSCASCHEGPESMAGMRASMPKWNEDAGAVWTMEMYINDCRENRMQADAWGWKSQPMLNMNALISLQSRGMPVDVKIDGPAQSTWEKGKEMYYTRYGQLELSCANCHEENYDNYIRADHLSQGQINGFPVYRLKQANLITSHNRFKGCIRDTRAETFSEGSPEFVALELYVSSRGNGLSVEAPSVRN
- the soxB gene encoding thiosulfohydrolase SoxB, translated to MISRRHFLQAGMAASALLGPSSFGQWSALAATQALTQQQLLDFDDFGNVTLVHITDIHAQAMPIFFREPSINIGVGAVEGLPPHITGDDFLKSFGIEAGSPAAYALTSVDFTALAKTYGRMGGLDRVATVVNSIRADRDANMLLLDGGDTWQGSYVSNQTNGQDMVDIMNVLKPDAMTAHWEFTYGEDRVAEIVESLPFPLLGSNIFDKEWDEPAYEHTKFFDRGGVKIAVVGQAFPYLPIANPGWMFPSLSFGIREKVLQENVDAARAEGAELVVLLSHNGFDVDRKLAGRVTGIDVILTGHTHDALPEPVLVGQTLLLASGSNGKFVSRLDLDVQDGAVKGFKYRLIPIFSDVLEADETMAAKIAETRAPFDGELSRIVGNTKSLLYRRGNFNGTFDDLICQALLEEREADIALSPGFRWGPSLLPGQDITIEDIHNGTAMSYPAAYRSEMDGKLIKDILEDVADNLFNPDPYYQQGGDMVRVGGMGYTIDIDKPIGSRISDMTVLKTGEAVDPSQTYIVSGWASVNEATQGPAIWDVVENYLAREQTVDIAENRSVILRRS
- a CDS encoding N-acetyltransferase, producing MADPEVIHLAPGKIANVVTYLEMTEKPEWANTHISHPGLNLRQDRAFDLIRYRALFRAVGEEWLWSSRLACDDTKLASHLHAENVDLFEVMFQGSVAGMVELCRHSPEDIEVSFFGLKSDFTGQGLGRDLMQLALNQAWTAEAQKLWLHTCTYDHPAALKFYQSCGFTPTGFAVEIMDDPRLLGLLPETAGLHVPLLKPSRV
- a CDS encoding SDR family NAD(P)-dependent oxidoreductase, with translation MRTALVTGGAKGIGEAIAKSLANDHGMQLVLWGRDERALVKACDAHAANGTSASYAVVDMGDMVSIQTGLDQLAAQKIAIDVLINNAGILTDEPLLQMADTNIVAHIAINALGPLRLIGALAPDMAKRGYGRIVNVSSGWGSFDEGLGPGAYGISKALLNAITVKTAAELPAHVAVNAACPGWVRTQMGGAGANRSVEEGADTPVWLATLEEPAPTGQFFRSRKPIKW
- a CDS encoding paraquat-inducible protein A — protein: MFVWLLAFFLMSGALSFTAGILLPLLVLEKLYFFTETPSLLQIVAGLWQNGDVFLSLVVGAFSLIFPVAKLFVLFLEAIGRYSQNGQASIAFRHISMVGRWSMMDVLLVAIVIFAAKTSGFATATTQLGLWFYAYAVLASAASAALIKRSATPVTT
- a CDS encoding flagellar FliJ family protein, which encodes MKSRESLIKLKRFQVDEKRRQLTQIESMIADFQVMADELDAQIVSEQKRTGIEDIGHYAYSTFAKAAAQRRENLITSIEDLDKQRTVAHDALSEAVEDLKKVELLAERDMAKSKLEADWAEQEDMDEIANQRHRNG
- a CDS encoding FliI/YscN family ATPase, whose translation is MKSLIQQTSKLKMIRAYGRVSAIRGLVVEVSGPIGHLAIGAQLSIALKRSKQPNLICEVVGFRDRLAICLAYGPLTGIKPGDVAEFLEPEPVLHPCDAWIGRVVDGLGNPIDGKGPLQTGAIAQNLSEPPPPPHERSLVEVPLDLGIRAFNTFLPCCSGQRMGIFAGSGVGKSMLMSMLARNGSADVAVIGLIGERGREVQDFLVKTLGSVGLKNSVLVVATSDAPALMRRQAAHTTLALAQYFSARGREVLCLMDNLTRFAQAQREIGLSAGEPPTTKGYPPSVFSELPRLLERAGPGKQGQGNITGLFAVLVEGDNTNEPVSDTVRGILDGHVVLSREIAERGRFPAIDVLSSVSRTFTEALSPENQELVGQARRLMARYRDMEELIRLGAYRTGSDALTDEALKIIPQIEKFLSQSQHDATSIDESFAMLREILSHAPVSAAELDAPGTGTAEESATV